From the genome of Kaistella daneshvariae, one region includes:
- the aroQ gene encoding type II 3-dehydroquinate dehydratase: protein MKILIINGPNLNLLGTREPDIYGSISMEQYVSQLEKQFPEHEISYYQSNIEGELIDRLQKNDFEAVVINPGAFTHYSYAIADCLKNVAQPKIEIHISNIYQREEFRQKSVTAVNSNGMISGFGLKGYTLAILSLNSN from the coding sequence ATGAAAATTTTAATTATAAACGGCCCGAATTTAAATCTTTTGGGTACGCGCGAACCGGATATTTACGGATCTATTTCCATGGAGCAGTATGTAAGTCAGCTGGAAAAACAATTTCCCGAACATGAAATCTCTTATTATCAATCCAATATCGAAGGTGAACTGATTGACCGGTTGCAAAAAAATGATTTCGAAGCCGTCGTCATCAATCCCGGTGCTTTTACCCATTATTCCTACGCGATTGCAGACTGCCTGAAAAACGTTGCGCAGCCAAAGATTGAAATTCATATCAGCAATATTTACCAGCGCGAAGAATTCCGCCAAAAATCTGTGACCGCCGTAAATTCCAACGGAATGATCAGCGGATTTGGTTTAAAAGGTTATACGCTCGCGATTTTAAGTTTAAATTCAAATTAA